TCATCGGCCGTAAGCGTGCCTTCGCGATCGGATGCGCGATCTACGGCTGCGGGTCGTTCATCACCGCGGTCTCGCCGAGTCTCGGCGTGTTGATGTTCGGCTGGTCGCTCCTGGAGGGCGTCGGCGCCGCGCTGATCCTGCCCGCGATCGAGACGAGCGGCCCGGGAACCTACCCGTGGTTTTGGCTCATCACGGCGGGCTGGGGGATCGGCGTCGTGGGGCACTTCGTGTCCGTGTTCGCGGGTGAGGGATACGTCGAGCACGCATCCCAACGGGAGTACAACCGTCTGAAGCACCAGGGACCCTGAGTCCTCCGACCCGCGGAAGGGAGGGGTCGTCAGTCCGAGGCCACCATCATCACCAGGACCGCAGCGGCGACCACGATCACGAGCCACTTCCAGTTCTTCCGCAGAAAGAGAAGGATTGCCGACGGAGTTCGTTCCGCGGGAGCTGCGGCCATGCGAGCCGGAGGACGACCGCCGCGCTAGAAGACCCTTTTCCCACGATCCGGACCCCGCGAGCTTCGGGTGCGCGCAGAACCCGCGGTCACGCGACGAGGACGACGAGCAAACACGCGAAGGCGAACACCAGGAGAGGCGCGCGCCACCGCGCGCTGCGCACGAAGCGGTCCAACGCGTCCTTGTAGGATGGGCTCGGGGGCATCGAAACCAAGACCCTTGCCGCGGACATCGCGGACCGCGTGGCCAAGAACGCTCCGACTCCCGCGACCGCCGCTCCCACGATCAGGGATTCCGGCGCGAAGGGAAGGGGGACGAGAACGGTCGCGGCAAGCAAAACCAGGAGCGCGGCGAGGTTGCCCACTCCGAGGACGGGGTCCAGCCGGCGGCCCCTCCGCAGGTCCGCGGCCCGGAGGTAGGCTGCGTAGGCCGCATCCCCGAGCTTCACGCGCGCTGGAAGGTGGACGACGATCTGGTCGAGACCAGCTCCCGCGAGCACGGACTCAAGACCCAAGGCAACGAGGAGAAGGACGACGAGGATTTCGGACGCGGCCACCGAGCTCGGGGCGACCGTCCGCAAGACCCACACGAGCGCGGCCGCGGTGCACGCCTGGAGCACGGTCCGGAGCCACGACCAGCGGGCGAAGCGCTCGATCAGGGGTGCCAAGGCCTCCTCCCGATCCTCCGTGCGCCCGATTTGCATCATCACGGGTGCGGCTCGGGTCGTGGTCACCATGTGCGCCAGGGACAGGATGGAGGCGGCGACGAGAGGCACGACGACCTCGGCCCGGGTCCCCGCCCCTACGGCGAGGCTGAGCGCGGCCCAGGTGACGATCGGGCCCCCGGCACCCAGCAACGGATACAGGAGAAACCCCGCGCTCAGGTCCGTGGCCCGGAAGTAGTGCGCGAGGTCCACGCGGCTCATCCCACGGCGAGCCGGGAGCTGGACCGCGATGCGGACGAGCCCCGCCCCCGCGAGGAGGAGATGAAACGCGACCGCAACGAGAAGAAGGTCAACGAGCAGGGGGGGCGTCGCGGCACCTCCTACGCCTTCCGCCGGAGGTCCTCGGTCATGTACCGAGTCAGGACCGGCGCCACCCACCGGCCCACGTCCTCCACGGACGCCGAAGCCAGCGGTTCCAGGCGGAGGATGTGGCGGAGGACGGCCAGACCGAGCAGGGTGGAGCCGATCAAGGCCACCCGCAGCTCCACATCGTCATCGAGGAGGGCGGGAGCCACGCGAGGCGTGATCTGTTGGGCGAACAAGTGACGGAGGAGGGTCGCGGCCTTCGGGTCGGAGGCCGCGGACCGGAGGAGCGCGAGGAGCGGCGTGGCCTCCCCACGCCCGCCCCACCGTTCCAGGAATAGATGTACCACCCGCTCGGCTTGTAGAGTTCGGGGCTCTCCGGGAGGAAGTTCGGATTCGGAGGGCGGGACCATCTGGGAGCGCATGGCTTCCGTGAACAGTCCCTCCTTGGATCGGAAGTAGTGGTAGACGAGCGCGGGGTCCACACGGGCCGCTCCCGCGATTGCGCGAACCGTCGCCCGGTCGAACCCACGCTGCGCAAACTCCCGGAGCGCGGCGCGGAGAATATCCCGACGCGGGTCGCTCCGACCCTTGGGCCGACGGCCACGCTTGGCAGCTCGCGCCCGCGGACGCGTGACCACGATGCCCACCCTATTCCTCCGCGGAAGGTCGAGGCACCGAATCCGGTGCATCCGGGGCCCGGGCTCCGCCCGCGACGTACAGCACCAGAACATCTCCGGCGACGACTCCGAGGAAGGCCACTTCCATCACGAAGGAGAGGAGGTTGTCCTGACCGCCTACGGTGAACTCGACCCCGGTGGAGAACGCGAGGAAGGCGGACGCGAGGGCGACCAACGCAGGCACCCAGAGGGCCGCGCGGCGCGAACGGGCGCTCAAGTAGAGCACGACGCCGCCGGTCCCGAGAATCAGGAAGCCCACGAGGACGTGCACCGCCAAGGCGGCGTAGGAAGCAACCAGGGAGCCCAGATCATGGGACGGGGGCAAGGCAACGAAGAGGTTGAGATAGATGCCCAGGATGTTCTGGACGAGGAGCAGGGCGAGGAGCGTCCACGCCCACAGTGCGATCCGAGACCTCGAGCGGCTTCCGCGCGGGGACACCGCACCGTGCTCCATTCCAGCGGTCATAATTCAACACATGTTGAATTACATACTTAAACCTCACGCGTTCCGACCAAGGTTCCGGACCCCGGTTCGGCGGACAGGAGACGTCTTAGCATCCCACGCGCTCCCGTCGGCGCCCTGAGGGAGTCACCCGTGGAGAGCCCCGAGGTCATCATCGTTGGCGCCGGTTTCGCGGGCCTGGCATGCGCCCACGCGCTGCGGCAGGCGGGCGTTCCCCTCGTGCTCCTGGAGTCCAAGGACCGCGTGGGCGGACGCGTTCGCACGGAGTCCGACCTGGTACCGGGACATCCCGTCGAGGGGGGCGCGATGATGGTCCACGGGAGCGATGCCTCCGTGCTCCGGTGGATGGAGGAATTCGGGCTCACGGCGAAGAAGGTACCCGAGTTCCGCGGGGCCCGCTTCTTCCTGAAGGGGAAGCTCCGAAGCTCCCTGGGTGTCGCCTTGAGCGGTCTCGAGCCGCTCCGCTCGTCCTTCCAAACGCTCCGGAAGTTCCCCAAGGCGATCGCGCGCTACGACGGCCCCGACATCACGTTGGACCGCTTCTTGGAGGAGCGGCACGCCCTGCCCACCGCGAAGCGCTTCGTGGGCGCGATGTACGCGAGCATCAACGCCGCAGACCCCGAGGACGTCAGCGTCCGTGGCCTCGCGGAAGATGCGAACGTGGAGTCCCTCGGCCTTCCCTGGGCGAACTACCAGGTGCCGGAAGGGTATGCGGAAGTTGCGAAGCGGCGCGCTCAGGAATTCGGCGACTCGCTCCGCCTCTGCACGAGAGTCGAGGCAATCGAGTGGACCAAGGACGGAGTTCACGTCAGGGCGCGCGGGCCAGCGGGTCCGGAGAGCTTCGATGGGGCCGCCGCGGTCGTCACCGTCTCCCTAGGTGTCCTCCAGGCCGATGCCCTGGCGTTCCGCCCGGGGCTCCCGGAGCGGAAACGGGCCGCGATTCGAGCCATCGGGTTCGGTCATGCGGACAAGATCCTGCTCGTGTTCGACGCGACCGTCCGCCGCAGCGTGCTCGGCAAGGCGACGTCCGTGGCCTCGACCCAGGGCTCCTGGTTCTTCTTCCCGTTCTACGGGAGGAAGGAATTCCCCCTGGTCCTCGAGGGCTTCCTGTCAGGACAGAGAGCTCTCGCGCTCTCCGGTCGCACGGAACGCGAGGTCGTCGACTCCGTTGTGCGCGAGCTGGAGTCCATGATCCCCGGCGCCGACCTGAAGTCCCACCTGATCGCGGCGCGCTACGTGGACTGGTCCGCCGACCCGGATGTTCGCGGGGGCTACACGTTCCCAAAGATCGGCGGAGGCGCCGAGCAGCGTCGGATTCTGGCGGAGCCCGTGGACGGCGTCCTCTTCTTCGCGGGAGAATCCACCCATGCCGCCGGGCAGTACGCCACGGTCCACGGCGCCCTGGACTCCGGGGTGCGAGCTGCGCATGAAGTGCGTCGGAGCCTGGAGGATCGACGGCTCCTGACCGAGTCCGGCGCGAAGGGCGTGTGAGGTCGTTCAGACGTCGAGGACCTGTCCAAGCCCCCGGCGGAACGCTTCCTCCACCACGAGGTTCGCCACGGCCGCATCCTGGACCCCGACGCCCGTGAGGTCGGCGATCGTGATTTCGTCGTCCGATTCCCTGCCCGGCTTCACCCCCGCCACGATCTCGCCGAGCTCCGCGTACACGTCCTCCTTGGCGAGGACGCCTTCCTCGACGGCGTGGTGAATCTCCCCGAGACGGAGGCACTGCTCGAGGCGGTCCGCCACGATCTTGTCCGCCTTCTGGAGCACGCGCACATCGAGCTCCCGCTTCTCGGGACCGTCGGAACCGACCGCGGTGATGTGCGTCCCGTCCTGGACCCACTCCGCCTGCACGAGCGGCTGGGTGGACGGCGTGACCGTGATGACGATGTCGGAGCCGCGCACCGCCTTCTCCAGGGTCTGCGCGACCGTGACCCGCACGCCGTGGCGAGACTCCACCTCCCGGGCGTACGCCGCGGCCTTCGCCGTGGACCGGCCGAACGCAAGGACCGTGGTCGGATGCCGCACACCGAGGAGGGCGGCGAGCTGGTACCGGGCCTGCGTGCCCACGCCGATGATCCCGACACGGTCGACCTCCCTCTTCGCGAGGACGTCCGCGGCGAGCGCCCCTGCCGCACCCGTGCGGAGGTCCGTGAGGTAGCCGTTGTCGAAGAGGATCGCGCGCGGGAAGCCCGTGGCGGCATCGAAGACGAGGACGAGGCCCCCGCTCACCGGGAGGCCGCGGGTCGGGTTGTCGTAGGATCCGGATGCCGTCTTCACGGAGAAGTACGGCGAACCCTTGAGGAACGCGCCCTTCACGTGGGCCTCCGTCCGCGTCTCGGGGATGTCGATGCCGAGGATGCCCGGGAGGACCGCCTCGCCGCGGGCGAGCTTGCGGAACGCCTCGCGGACCGCCGCAAGCGCCTCCCCAGGCCCTGCCAGCTTGCGGATGTCGGGCTCGAACAGGAGGCGGACCTCGACCATGGTCACCTCGCTTTCGTCGCCTTGAGGTCTCGGAGGAGCTCATCGAACCGCTCGAGACCCGCAAGCAGGTAGTCCGTCGGCGGCCCGATTCCGATCCGCACGTAGCCGTCCATGCCGAACATGTCGCCCGGGACAATCAGGACGGACTTCTCCTTCCGGAGGCGCTCCACGAGGGCCGTGGAATTCATCTTGAGCGTGTACCGCAGATAGCAGATGGCGCCCGCCGCGGGCGGGACATGGGAGAGGACGGCCCCGTGGGAGTCGATCCAGTCGCGGATCGCGGGGTAGTTCTTCTGGAGGATCTCGCGGGTGCGGGCGAGGACCTCCTCCCGCCGACGCTTCGCAAGGACGAGCCTCGCGAGGCGGTCCGAAAGCATCGTCGGAGTGAGCGTGAGGTAGTCGTGGTACGCCATGAGTTCCTCGACCATCGCGGAGGGACCGATGAGCCAGCCGACCCGCAGCCCCGGGAGGCCATAGGCCTTGCTGAGTCCGTTCGTGACCAAGGTCTTCTCGTACCCGTTCCACAGGGTCTCCGTCCGGCGGCCCTCGCGCTCCGCACCCTGGTACACCTCGTCGGAGAGGAGCCAGGCGCCCGCGTCCTCGACGGCGTCCAGCAGCGCCTTCCTCTGCGGCGCCGCCATGATCGCTCCCGTGGGGTTGTTCGGGTTGCACACCTGCACGGCTTTCGTCTTCGGCGTGATGAGCCGCTTGAGATCCTCCGGGTCGAACTGCCATTCGAGGTCCTCGCGGAGCCACAGCGGCTTGGCCTTCACGCCCCAGGTCTTCGCGAGGCCCCACAGCTGCTGGTAGTTCGGCTGCATGACCACGATGTCATCGCCCCGCTCCAGGAGCCGCCACGCGGACGTGAAGATGGCCTCTGAGGAACCGTTCATCACGAGGACGTTGTCCAGGGATGCGTGCGGGTACAGCGCAGCCACGGTCTCCCGCAGCTCGGGCGTGCCCTCGGATTGCGGGTAGCCCAGCGGAACGTCGAGGAACGTCTCGACGGCCTCATCGGATCCGAGGAGCTCGCGCAGGGTGAAGGGGTGCACGCCGCTCTCGGCGAGGTCGTACTCGACCACGTACTCGTACACGGACTGGTAGCGCTCCATCTCGAACGGCTGGATCTTCATGCGCACCCCCGGTAGGGATTCGGACTGGAACGTTAAAGATTCTCTCCACCGCACAACTGGGTTGGCGGTTCGAGTCTCCAAGCGTCGCCCTAGCGTGAAATCAGGAAGACAATGACGAGAAGCGCGAGGAGGACCAAGACGCCGATCAGCCAAGCCGAAGTCCAATCGGACTTGAACGTGCCCTCGGGATCCTTCCAGGTTTCGCCGCTGAGCGGGAAGTTGCGACCCCGAGCCATGCTGCATCCCTCGACTCCGCCACTCCCGGCCCGGGGCTTAATGATTGGGTGGGACTTCCGACCTTCAGGAGCGGAATCCCCCTTTGGCACAGAGGCGGACCGGTCCGCAGCCCCCAACCGGGCCGACGCGCTTAGGCTTCTCCGGCTTCGCCTGAACGGACCGGAATAAGCTCGTCGCTCCGTCGGCGGCCGGATGAATTGGCAGCGGAATCAGGCTGCGCACCGATGCACCATTCACGCGCGCCTTGGACTACGAGAACCGCGCCGCAGACGGAGCAGGTCAGGAACTGGGCACTCGCGGCGGAACCGAGTTCCTCGGAGACCCCGTGCGGACACGCCTCGACCGGCGCGCCGGGACTCCACCTTGCGGGACCGGGTGGGACCACGGGAGTCGGTCTTCCCGGCGTGAATTCGCGCATGGGAGCAAGACCGCGGACCCAGCGACGAAGGCGACCGCCAGGCTTCTCGGCCTCGGCATGCACGAGCGAACGGGCCTAAGCCGCGTCGGACCCCCATTCATCCCGCAGATAGGCTCGGAGCTCGGAGGAGATACGGCGTTCATTCAGTCGGTAGTCGGTTGCACCCAGACCAGGGAGAGACAACATGACACACGTCAATCTGCCGAGGCACTTACCCCTGCGGCCGTCATGTGCCGGTTGCGCTGGACGGCCGTCACACGCCGGGGCAAATCGGATCGTCGGAGGGCGCGGCGCGGTCACTCCCGACGACGGGGACCCTCGACCTTCGGAAGCGCGCCTTCCTTCTCGAGGAGCTTCCGTTTGGTCGCGGGACCGCCGGCGCCGCCGTAGTTGCCCACGCCGCCTGCGGCAGGCACGACGCGGTGGCATGGAACGACCAAGATTGCCGGGTTCTTCGCGCAGACCTGGCCCACGGCTCTCGAGGCCGTCGGCCGCCCGATGAGCCGCGCCAGGTCCCCGTACGTGACCACTTCGCCCGGGGGGACCGTGCGGAGGCACTCGAGGACCTCCTTCTCGAACGGGGTCACATCGAGGTCGAGCGGGATGTCCTGGAGATCGTCGCGACCCGTGGCCAGGTGATCGAGGACCCGCGCCAGGTAGGGATGGTCCTCGCCGTGCGGGAGCTTGGGCGGTTTCGCATCGAGCGACACCGCGGCAATCCGGTCACCGCGGACCGTCATGTTCACGAACAGGCCCAGGTCCTCGCTGAACTTCGCGTACAGATGGAGCGCCTCCGCTCCCGCGGCCTGCGAACCCTGCTCCTCCTGGAGGAGCCGCATCCGGACGACGGGGGCGAGCGCCCGGACGAGCTGGGATTCCGCCGCCTTCAGGTGCTCCTCGAAGGTGCTCCGCGCAATCCCGAGGTCCTGGGCCACCTCGCCCGTGGTCACCTTCCGCGGGGCGTCGTAGTAGCCTGCCTCGAGGGCCGCGAGGACGGCCTGTCCCTGGCGGTGGGTGAGGGAGGGCAGCAGCAGGCCCGAGGCGAGCAGCTCCCGCTCGACCTCGTTCCCATGCAGGACGCTCTTGGACTCGAGCTGGGCGCCCGGGAGGATCGCGGAGAGCACGTCCATCCGGAGCGCGTCAAACAGCAGGAGGCGAACGAGGACCTGGGAGTCGCACCACCGGAGAGGCGGGAGGACGAGCGCGCCCGCCGCGGCGGAGCGTTCCAGGATGCCCGCTTCCGAGGGAGGCGCCTCCACGACGAGCGTGAGAACGTCCGCCTCCTTGGTCTCGTGGCGCGTGACCATATGGGTCGCGAGCGTCTCCTCCGCGTCGTCAATGGTCTGGGAGTCCCCCGAGAGGCGCAGGAGCAGGAGGCTGCCCACGGGCGTGCCCTCCACACAGAGTCCGGGATGAATCTTCGTGAGCTCCGCAATGGGCCCCTTGGCTGGAGCCTGGAGCGAGACGCGATAGGCGGTCATGGCCCGCGGCCAACGCGTCCCCAGGGGATATGGCTTCGCCCGGCAAATGTCGGAACCGATCGAGGAGCTTCGAGAATCACGAGCGTGGGTCGCTCCCGCGGACGCGGCACTCCTCCGCGGCGACCTTGTCCCCGAGGGCGTCGAAGGCCTTGGCTTTGAACCGCCAGATCGCGGGGTACTTCGGATCAACCTGACTCACGCGGTTGAAGCACTCGAGCGCCTTCTGCGCTTCGCCGCGGGAGAGTAGGAACAGCCCGAGGGCGACGAGTGCGTCGTGGTCCTTGGGGTTCGCGCGGAGGTGGACCCGGAGCGCCTCCACGAAATCGCGGTCCATGAGGAGGAGCTTCTCCGCGACGTCCTTGTCACGCATCGAGTCGGGTCCACCGGTGCCGGGTTCTTAGAACTTGCGGGCTTGGCTATCGGCGGCGATACGTTCCCGGAGCGTGAATCCGCTCCCGGAGACCCGTCAAGCAAGCATTAAGAGGAGAGTCGCCGTCGCCAGGAGCGTTCCGAAGCAGGCGACCATGCCCGATACGCACCGAGTCATGGCCAAGGTGGTCCTCGTCGGCGACAAGGCCGTCGGGAAGACCTCGCTCATCCGGCGGTACGTGACGGATCAGTTCGACGACCGCTACCTGCTCACCCTCGGAGCCAAGGTCACGAAGAAGGCCGAGCCCGTCCGCGTCCCTGAAAAGGGCGTGGACGTCTCCGTGGAGCTGAACGTCTGGGACATCATGGGCCAGACCGGGTTCCGGGAACTCCTGAAGGAGGCCTACTTCCACGGGGCGCGCGGCATCCTGGCCGTGGTGGACCTCACGCGGAAGAGCACTCTGGAGGGGATCCCGGACTGGGTCAAGGCCGTGCACGACATCACGGGTCCCGTGCCCATGGTCCTCCTCGCGAACAAGAGCGACCTGACCGCCCAAGCAGCGGTCACGCCCGGCCAGATCGCGGCGGCGGCGAGCGCCCTGAAATGTCCCTCCTTCTCGACCTCCGCGAAGACCGGCGAGAATGTCGAGGCGGCTTTCCGAAATCTGGCCTCGCAGATCGTCCGCGCGTACGTGGTCCGGTAGTCGCCGCCATGGCCCCGGTCAGAGGAAGTAGTCCGGGATCAACTCGTCCTCGGACACGCCCTCGTGGCGGTACCGGGAGAAATCCGTGATACCGGCACCGCGGAGCACATCCTCGTCGATGCAGAATCGCCCCGTGAAGGTGTGGCTGTCCTGCGTCAGGATCACGTGGGCGGCATCCGCGAGGATTTCCGGTTTGCGCGAGCGGCGACGCATCTCGGATCCCAGGATGAGCCGGATGGCCTCCGTGTCGATCGTGGTCCGTGGCCAGAGGGCGTTGAACGCCACGCCATCCTTGCGGAACTCCTCCGCCATCCCGAGGACCCAGGCGCTCATGGCGTACTTGGACAAGGTGTACGCCGCATGGGGAGCGAACCATCGCGGTTCCAGGGAGAGCGGAGGCGAGAGGTTCAGCACGTGC
This Thermoplasmata archaeon DNA region includes the following protein-coding sequences:
- a CDS encoding ornithine cyclodeaminase family protein (cyclodeaminase) → MVEVRLLFEPDIRKLAGPGEALAAVREAFRKLARGEAVLPGILGIDIPETRTEAHVKGAFLKGSPYFSVKTASGSYDNPTRGLPVSGGLVLVFDAATGFPRAILFDNGYLTDLRTGAAGALAADVLAKREVDRVGIIGVGTQARYQLAALLGVRHPTTVLAFGRSTAKAAAYAREVESRHGVRVTVAQTLEKAVRGSDIVITVTPSTQPLVQAEWVQDGTHITAVGSDGPEKRELDVRVLQKADKIVADRLEQCLRLGEIHHAVEEGVLAKEDVYAELGEIVAGVKPGRESDDEITIADLTGVGVQDAAVANLVVEEAFRRGLGQVLDV
- a CDS encoding aminotransferase class I/II-fold pyridoxal phosphate-dependent enzyme, whose amino-acid sequence is MKIQPFEMERYQSVYEYVVEYDLAESGVHPFTLRELLGSDEAVETFLDVPLGYPQSEGTPELRETVAALYPHASLDNVLVMNGSSEAIFTSAWRLLERGDDIVVMQPNYQQLWGLAKTWGVKAKPLWLREDLEWQFDPEDLKRLITPKTKAVQVCNPNNPTGAIMAAPQRKALLDAVEDAGAWLLSDEVYQGAEREGRRTETLWNGYEKTLVTNGLSKAYGLPGLRVGWLIGPSAMVEELMAYHDYLTLTPTMLSDRLARLVLAKRRREEVLARTREILQKNYPAIRDWIDSHGAVLSHVPPAAGAICYLRYTLKMNSTALVERLRKEKSVLIVPGDMFGMDGYVRIGIGPPTDYLLAGLERFDELLRDLKATKAR
- a CDS encoding Rab family GTPase, with the protein product MPDTHRVMAKVVLVGDKAVGKTSLIRRYVTDQFDDRYLLTLGAKVTKKAEPVRVPEKGVDVSVELNVWDIMGQTGFRELLKEAYFHGARGILAVVDLTRKSTLEGIPDWVKAVHDITGPVPMVLLANKSDLTAQAAVTPGQIAAAASALKCPSFSTSAKTGENVEAAFRNLASQIVRAYVVR
- a CDS encoding TetR family transcriptional regulator gives rise to the protein MFWCCTSRAEPGPRMHRIRCLDLPRRNRVGIVVTRPRARAAKRGRRPKGRSDPRRDILRAALREFAQRGFDRATVRAIAGAARVDPALVYHYFRSKEGLFTEAMRSQMVPPSESELPPGEPRTLQAERVVHLFLERWGGRGEATPLLALLRSAASDPKAATLLRHLFAQQITPRVAPALLDDDVELRVALIGSTLLGLAVLRHILRLEPLASASVEDVGRWVAPVLTRYMTEDLRRKA
- a CDS encoding methylated-DNA--[protein]-cysteine S-methyltransferase, with the translated sequence MTAYRVSLQAPAKGPIAELTKIHPGLCVEGTPVGSLLLLRLSGDSQTIDDAEETLATHMVTRHETKEADVLTLVVEAPPSEAGILERSAAAGALVLPPLRWCDSQVLVRLLLFDALRMDVLSAILPGAQLESKSVLHGNEVERELLASGLLLPSLTHRQGQAVLAALEAGYYDAPRKVTTGEVAQDLGIARSTFEEHLKAAESQLVRALAPVVRMRLLQEEQGSQAAGAEALHLYAKFSEDLGLFVNMTVRGDRIAAVSLDAKPPKLPHGEDHPYLARVLDHLATGRDDLQDIPLDLDVTPFEKEVLECLRTVPPGEVVTYGDLARLIGRPTASRAVGQVCAKNPAILVVPCHRVVPAAGGVGNYGGAGGPATKRKLLEKEGALPKVEGPRRRE
- a CDS encoding NAD(P)/FAD-dependent oxidoreductase; this translates as MESPEVIIVGAGFAGLACAHALRQAGVPLVLLESKDRVGGRVRTESDLVPGHPVEGGAMMVHGSDASVLRWMEEFGLTAKKVPEFRGARFFLKGKLRSSLGVALSGLEPLRSSFQTLRKFPKAIARYDGPDITLDRFLEERHALPTAKRFVGAMYASINAADPEDVSVRGLAEDANVESLGLPWANYQVPEGYAEVAKRRAQEFGDSLRLCTRVEAIEWTKDGVHVRARGPAGPESFDGAAAVVTVSLGVLQADALAFRPGLPERKRAAIRAIGFGHADKILLVFDATVRRSVLGKATSVASTQGSWFFFPFYGRKEFPLVLEGFLSGQRALALSGRTEREVVDSVVRELESMIPGADLKSHLIAARYVDWSADPDVRGGYTFPKIGGGAEQRRILAEPVDGVLFFAGESTHAAGQYATVHGALDSGVRAAHEVRRSLEDRRLLTESGAKGV
- a CDS encoding tetratricopeptide repeat protein — translated: MRDKDVAEKLLLMDRDFVEALRVHLRANPKDHDALVALGLFLLSRGEAQKALECFNRVSQVDPKYPAIWRFKAKAFDALGDKVAAEECRVRGSDPRS